The Tripterygium wilfordii isolate XIE 37 chromosome 5, ASM1340144v1, whole genome shotgun sequence genome window below encodes:
- the LOC119998400 gene encoding transcription factor E2FA-like, producing the protein MSGGAQTSSRSAPPPPQSGPIHQPMRRHLAFMPMKPPFAVPDDYHHFSSGSVARRLADQEPETIVVRSPQLKRKSGAENNEVESNGWASSPGYTSLSNSPFQTPMSAKVGRAYNRSKASKGNRSGPETPNVGSPSTLTPGGSCRYDSSLGLLTKRFINLIKHAEDGVLDLNKAVETLEVQKRRIYDITNVLEGIGLIEKKLKNRIHWKGIDASGTGKLDGDISILQAETAKLSAEEHRLDDQIRDMHERLRDLSENDNKQKWLFVTEEDIKNIPCFQNETLIAVKAPHGTTLEVPDPDEDDYPQRRYRIVLRSTMGPIDVYLVSQFEEKFEEMNHVEPPMSLPLASSSGSNENQTTEMVTVDNIQQELGPYVPETQTTGCDLNASEEFVGRMMKIVPSDVDTDADYWLLSDAGVSITDIWRTDSNVEWNGVNMLPSEFELPDISIPMPPQNAPSGINRVPSTAVNHN; encoded by the exons ATGTCTGGCGGCGCTCAAACCTCCTCTCGCTCGGCACCTCCGCCGCCTCAGTCAGGCCCGATCCACCAGCCTATGAGGCGCCATCTGGCGTTCATGCCTATGAAGCCGCCTTTTGCTGTTCCCGATGATTATCACCACTTCTCCTCTGGGAGCGTTGCTCGCCGACTAGCCGATCAGGAACCTGAAACCATTGTAGTGAGATCTCCT CAATTAAAGCGGAAGAGTGGAGCTGAAAACAATGAAGTTGAGTCTAATGGGTGGGCTAGCAGTCCTGGTTACACCAGTCTATCTAATAGTCCATTCCAAACACCCATGTCTGCTAAAGTTGGAAGGGCATATAATCGTTCAAAGGCTTCCAAGGGCAATAGATCTGGGCCCGAGACCCCAAATGTTG GTTCACCCTCAACTCTTACTCCAGGTGGCAGCTGCCGCTATGACAGTTCCTTAG GTCTGTTGACAAAAAGATTCATTAATTTGATTAAGCATGCTGAAGATGGTGTTCTTGACCTCAACAAGGCCGTAGAGACTTTGGAG GTCCAGAAGAGGCGCATATATGACATAACAAATGTCTTGGAAGGAATTGGTCTCATAGAAAAGAAGCTCAAGAATAGAATACATTGGAA GGGAATTGATGCTTCAGGTACTGGGAAGTTGGACGGTGATATCTCAATATTACAG GCAGAAACTGCAAAACTTTCTGCGGAAGAGCACAGATTAGATGATCAAATAAG AGATATGCATGAaagattgagagatttgagtgAAAATGATAACAAGCAAAA GTGGCTTTTTGTGACTGAAGAAGACATAAAAAATATACCCTGTTTTCAG AATGAAACCCTCATCGCAGTTAAAGCTCCTCATGGTACCACTCTGGAAGTCCCTGATCCTGATGAA GATGACTATCCACAGAGGAGGTACAGGATAGTCCTTAGAAGTACAATGGGTCCCATTGATGTCTACCTTGTCAG TCAATTTGAGGAGAAGTTTGAAGAGATGAATCATGTAGAGCCTCCCATGAGCCTCCCCCTTGCTTCCAGTTCAGGGTCTAATGAAAACCAAACAACAGAGATGGTCACGGTTGATAACATCCAACAGGAACTTGGACCCTATGTGCCAGAAACTCAAACCACGGGCTGTGATCTTAATGCTTCTGAGGAATTTGTTGGTAGAATGATGAAGATTGTTCCTTCTGATGTTGAT ACAGATGCAGACTACTGGCTTCTTTCAGATGCAGGAGTTAGCATTACAGATATCTGGAGGACAGATT CGAATGTTGAATGGAATGGGGTAAATATGCTACCTTCTGAGTTTGAACTTCCTGATATCAGTATCCCAATGCCGCCACAAAATGCACCTTCTGGGATTAACAGGGTGCCATCTACTGCTGTTAACCACAATTAG
- the LOC119998770 gene encoding probable CCR4-associated factor 1 homolog 11 has protein sequence MGEKRHRFCHFAPKVRGSTTALTYISPLYKTVVQCGYREKYGSCPIWLPGDMYTADKPPPPSQSVPIVIRSVWSDNLDYEFELIRSVVSKYRWFSMDTEFPGVVFKPVDNPANDNANVLHRNPYANYVTLKNNVDVLHLIQIGVTISDDEGNLPDLGTGTCYIWEFNFRDFDITRDDHAHDSVELLRRQGIDFERFRNYGIDSVRFAELMMSSGLVLDDKVSWVTFHCAYDFGYLVKILTQRPLPGEMSDFLNLVRVFFGPSVYDVKHLMRFCHNLHGGLDKVAKELNVERIGNSHHAGSDSLVTMQVFQKIEELYFCGGKIKKYANILYGLEVY, from the coding sequence ATGGGGGAAAAACGGCATCGTTTTTGCCATTTTGCGCCGAAAGTTCGTGGCTCCACGACTGCCTTAACGTATATCTCTCCTCTCTATAAAACTGTCGTCCAATGCGGATACCGGGAAAAATACGGATCCTGCCCGATCTGGCTTCCTGGAGACATGTACACCGCCGACAAACCCCCGCCTCCGTCACAGTCAGTACCGATAGTGATCCGCTCCGTTTGGTCAGATAATCTGGACTATGAATTTGAGTTGATCAGATCCGTAGTCTCGAAATATCGGTGGTTCTCCATGGACACGGAATTTCCAGGCGTGGTGTTCAAGCCAGTGGACAATCCGGCGAATGACAATGCGAATGTACTGCATCGGAATCCTTACGCCAACTACGTCACCCTTAAGAACAACGTGGACGTACTCCATCTGATCCAGATCGGCGTCACCATATCGGACGATGAAGGGAATCTACCAGATCTTGGTACGGGGACTTGTTATATATGGGAATTCAATTTCAGGGATTTCGACATCACGCGGGATGATCACGCCCATGATTCGGTCGAGCTATTGAGAAGACAGGGCATTGATTTCGAGCGGTTTCGCAATTACGGAATAGACTCTGTGAGATTCGCGGAGTTGATGATGTCATCGGGGCTGGTGTTGGACGACAAGGTGAGTTGGGTTACCTTTCACTGCGCGTATGATTTTGGATACCTGGTCAAGATCTTGACGCAGCGACCGTTGCCTGGTGAAATGAGCGACTTCTTGAATCTGGTGCGGGTGTTCTTTGGCCCTAGCGTATACGATGTGAAGCACCTGATGAGATTCTGCCATAACTTGCATGGGGGTCTGGACAAAGTTGCGAAAGAATTGAATGTAGAACGGATAGGGAACAGCCACCATGCAGGTTCAGATAGTTTGGTGACCATGCAGGTTTTTCAGAAGATAGAAGAGCTGTATTTTTGCGGGGGAAAGATCAAGAAGTACGCAAATATTCTTTATGGTTTAGAGGTTTATTGA
- the LOC119998771 gene encoding ubiquitin-conjugating enzyme E2 variant 1C-like: MTLGLGGSSVVVPRNFRLLEELERGEKGIGDGTVSYGMDDGDDIYMRSWTGTIIGPHNAVHEGRIYQLKLFCDKDYPEKPPSVRFHSRINLTCVNHETGVVESKKFGLLANWQREYTMENILTQLKKEMAAPHNRKLVQPPEGTYF; this comes from the exons ATGACGCTTGGCTTAGGAGGATCGAGTGTCGTCG TCCCTCGGAACTTCAGATTGCTGGAGGAACTTGAACGTGGAGAGAAAGGTATTGGAGATGGCACCGTCAGCTATGGAATGGATGATGGAGATGATATTTATATGCGCTCCTGGACTGGCACAATAATTGGCCCCCACAAT GCTGTCCATGAAGGTAGAATTTATCAATTGAAGCTCTTTTGCGATAAAGATTACCCAGAGAAGCCACCGAGTGTTCGGTTTCATTCACGGATCAACTTGACTTGTGTCAACCATGAAACTGGAGTG GTGGAATCGAAGAAGTTTGGGCTTCTTGCAAATTGGCAGCGAGAGTATACCATGGAGAATATTTTGACGCAGCTGAAGAAAGAGATGGCAGCCCCGCATAACAGGAAGCTTGTCCAACCTCCAGAGGGTACCTACTTCTAG
- the LOC119998202 gene encoding uncharacterized protein LOC119998202, with protein MEELEPQPPSTLRRRHSISTSVVIPNKLSLHISRLPNGSTTPAPLDVELVSLNSSLSYTSLKDLLPSNSAAINSPTATAAASSLYEISIRNRLVKYAAWAYLQPMSSSPNSSASHFLCCPWLQFSTSSNLVADFFKFINSQVIPGICRAFDGIVRPISVRHNR; from the exons ATGGAAGAACTAGAGCCGCAACCACCGTCAACTCTCCGCCGTCGCCACTCAATCTCAACTTCTGTAGTAATCCCCAACAAGCTCTCCCTCCACATCTCCAGACTCCCCAACGGCTCCACCACACCTGCACCCCTCGACGTTGAGCTCGTCTCCCTCAACTCCTCCCTCTCCTACACCTCCCTTAAAGACCTCCTCCCCTCCAACTCTGCCGCAATCAACTCCCCCACCGCCACTGCCGCGGCCTCCTCCCTCTACGAAATCTCCATCCGGAACCGCCTCGTCAAGTATGCGGCATGGGCATACCTCCAGCCCATGTCCTCTTCCCCCAATTCCTCAGCCTCTCATTTCCTCTGCTGCCCCTGGCTCCAGTTCTCCACGTCGTCTAACCTCGTCGCCGACTTCTTCAAATTCATCAATAGCCAAGTCATTCCGGGAATCTGCCGGGCTTTCGATGGCATCGTCCGGCC CATCTCAGTCCGCCACAACAGATAA
- the LOC119998201 gene encoding putative HVA22-like protein g isoform X1, with product MLGDFITRTLILLLGYGYPAFECFKATELNRVSVEELRFWCQYWTIVAVLTICERIGDTFISWLPMYGEMKLAFFIYLWYPKFKGTGFVYDKLLRPYITNNEPDLERKLQNLRARAWDFAIYYWNNYTDLGQTKFFEMLQFLGNQSGKSGIIGSEKADQHCPSAPLLSPDNSSKHSSKKKK from the exons ATGTTGGGAGACTTCATCACCAGAACTCTTAT ATTGCTTCTTGGATATGGATATCCGGCATTCGAGTGCTTCAAGGCGACAGAGCTCAATAGGGTGTCTGTGGAAGAACTCAGATTCTGGTGTCAATATTG GACCATTGTAGCAGTTCTTACAATCTGTGAGAGGATAGGGGATACATTTATCTCATG GTTGCCCATGTATGGGGAGATGAAACTGGCATTCTTCATATACTTATGGTATCCAAAATTCAAG GGGACTGGCTTTGTCTATGATAAGTTGTTGCGGCCTTACATCACAAATAATGAACCAGACCTTGAAAGGAAGTTGCAGAACTTGAGGGCAAGAGCATGGGACTTTGCTATCTATTACTGGAATAACTACACAGATTTGGGTCAGACAAAATTCTTCGAAATGCTTCAGTTTTTGGGAAATCAATCAGGGAAGTCCGGCATTATTGGCAGTGAG AAGGCTGACCAGCACTGTCCAAGTGCGCCGTTGCTGTCTCCAGACAACTCAAGCAAACAttcaagcaagaagaagaagtga
- the LOC119998947 gene encoding cytokinin riboside 5'-monophosphate phosphoribohydrolase LOG7-like gives MEETELTSSSRFKRICVFCGSQSGRKSSYQDAAVQLGKELVERRIDLVYGGGSVGLMGLVSQAVHDGGRHVLGVIPRTLMPIELTGETVGEVKTVSNMHQRKAEMARKADAFIALPGGYGTLEELLEVITWAQLGIHHKPVGLLNVEGYYNSLLSFIDKAVDEGFISPAARRIIVSAPTPKQLVRQLEEYVPEYDEVTSKLLWENQ, from the exons atggaaGAGACGGAATTAACATCATCATCCAGATTCAAAAGGATTTGTGTTTTCTGTGGCAGCCAATCTGGGAGGAAGTCTTCTTATCAAGACGCCGCCGTTCAGTTGGGCAAAGaactt GTGGAGAGAAGGATTGATTTGGTCTATGGAGGTGGAAGCGTGGGATTGATGGGTCTTGTTTCTCAGGCAGTTCATGATGGTGGGCGCCATGTTCTAGG AGTTATTCCAAGAACCCTCATGCCAATAGAG CTAACTGGTGAGACAGTTGGAGAAGTTAAAACTGTATCTAACATGCACCAACGGAAAGCCGAGATGGCTAGGAAAGCTGATGCCTTCATTGCCTTACCtg GTGGGTATGGCACTCTGGAGGAACTCTTGGAAGTCATAACATGGGCTCAGCTTGGAATCCATCACAAACCT GTGGGTCTGTTGAATGTAGAGGGATACTACAATTCTCTGCTGTCTTTCATTGACAAGGCCGTGGACGAAGGCTTTATATCGCCTGCTGCACGTCGCATCATCGTGTCTGCGCCAACGCCCAAACAATTGGTCAGACAACTTGAG GAATATGTTCCAGAGTATGATGAAGTAACTTCAAAGCTTTTGTGGGAGAACCAGTAG
- the LOC119998842 gene encoding serine/arginine-rich splicing factor 4-like, whose translation MSLYIGNLSPRTRRDDLERVFGRFGRCNVRMKDGYGFAVYVFPPDAEKALRALQGRNICGQPLSLTWSNKQPRAFKRFARDDRSYEPLRRRFSARGGDYVNRNFVSDGNRDYKMGTKQPDRDGGRLSYEERSDNLDQIKDNIEEENNKENHDREDLQKEAHGFGGHLLDEGGSVEQNLVENGRWGEQVRDLSNDSGGDSRKEYEDDQYDAYQGYYKKEEDEGHHRASSNDSPLQQSYQEKKGRENSGEVTLSHHRDSKFKQICYSCGGLGHKSRSCSFGYTSRRNLAKHDPVFINDSKRDVRGQSEHQKIRSTTSRKRQTSEDTVRRRELRDGRKVSGSRKRPKLTRSGSSPMAKETDKAPKEDHGKKKYGRNRTKNTKRSVSSSLHSDYTSSKSQSASLSSKRNRRPHSRSRSRSVSSRIQSLTPDSKSSSTSHLSRSKGFSSRSRSSSPASLSLSVSLHQPLPAYPNEGKSNLRGSVGKGATPKSTKELIKQEQLVDVGADLEGAEPENMMVAVNENGVSSSKLGNEIVEDQTLQRDNDDAGKNFKAPDERTNLDSTMSEKGTLIATVSSSLESWKEAKENQASDPMHMPKEMEKLDFDSPCISHSKCPTSISPEELNLVLKHYGLKGTNESERQLPVEDYYGSSRLWPWEIIYYRRLKKGPISTENYSRRLAQNREFGITDKYIRSSSGWYEFGQDNLESCSDMVPTNFCPSRT comes from the coding sequence ATGTCTTTGTATATTGGTAATCTATCACCTCGGACTCGGAGGGATGATCTTGAACGTGTCTTCGGTAGGTTTGGGCGCTGTAATGTACGGATGAAAGATGGATATGGGTTTGCGGTATATGTCTTCCCTCCAGACGCAGAGAAAGCTCTAAGAGCCTTGCAGGGCAGAAACATCTGTGGACAGCCATTGTCGTTAACATGGTCAAATAAACAGCCTCGAGCATTTAAAAGATTTGCGAGGGATGATAGATCATATGAGCCTCTACGTAGAAGGTTTTCTGCCAGAGGAGGAGATTATGTTAATAGAAACTTTGTTTCAGATGGTAACCGAGATTACAAGATGGGTACTAAGCAACCTGATAGAGATGGGGGGAGGCTTAGTTATGAAGAGAGAAGTGACAATCTGGATCAAATCAAAGATAATATCGaggaagagaataacaaagagaATCATGATAGGGAGGATCTGCAGAAAGAAGCACACGGTTTTGGGGGGCATTTACTAGATGAAGGTGGTAGTGTTGAACAAAACCTGGTGGAAAATGGTAGATGGGGTGAACAAGTTCGTGATCTGTCAAACGACAGTGGTGGTGACAGCAGAAAGGAGTATGAGGATGACCAATATGATGCTTACCAAGGTTATTATAAGAAAGAGGAAGATGAGGGTCATCATAGGGCGAGTTCTAATGATTCTCCTCTGCAGCAGAGTTACCAAGAGAAAAAAGGAAGGGAGAATTCCGGTGAAGTAACCTTGAGCCATCATCGTGACTCAAAATTCAAGCAAATTTGCTACAGTTGTGGTGGGCTAGGACACAAATCCCGTAGTTGTTCCTTTGGATATACTTCACGAAGAAACTTAGCCAAGCATGATCCTGTTTTCATCAATGACAGCAAAAGAGATGTTAGAGGCCAAAGTGAACACCAAAAAATCAGATCCACAACAAGTAGAAAGCGGCAGACCAGCGAGGACACTGTAAGGAGGAGGGAACTCAGAGATGGTAGGAAAGTGTCTGGTTCTAGAAAGCGTCCAAAGTTGACCAGAAGTGGAAGCTCTCCCATGGCAAAGGAGACTGATAAGGCTCCAAAAGAGGATCATGGGAAAAAGAAATATGGTAGAAATAGGACAAAGAATACAAAAAGGTCAGTTTCTTCCTCTCTTCATTCGGATTACACTTCCTCCAAATCACAATCAGCGTCTCTTTCCTCTAAACGTAATCGAAGACCTCATTCCCGTTCTAGGTCAAGATCAGTATCTTCTAGAATACAATCATTAACTCCTGACTCAAAATCCTCTTCAACGTCTCACCTTTCTAGATCAAAAGGTTTTAGTTCCAGGTCAAGATCAAGTTCTCCTGCATCTTTGTCCTTGTCTGTTTCACTTCACCAACCTTTACCAGCCTATCCAAATGAGGGGAAATCAAATCTGAGAGGTTCTGTGGGTAAAGGTGCTACTCCAAAATCCACAAAAGAGCTTATCAAACAGGAACAACTGGTGGATGTTGGAGCCGATTTAGAGGGTGCTGAACCAGAAAATATGATGGTGGCAGTTAATGAAAATGGAGTATCATCATCCAAATTGGGGAATGAAATCGTTGAAGACCAGACTCTACAGAGGGATAATGATGATGCTGGAAAAAATTTCAAAGCACCGGATGAAAGAACAAATCTAGACTCCACAATGTCAGAGAAAGGCACTCTCATTGCTACTGTGAGCTCCTCTCTTGAGAGCTGGAAGGAGGCAAAGGAAAATCAAGCTTCTGACCCGATGCATATGCCGAAGGAAATGGAAAAGCTTGATTTTGATTCCCCTTGCATTTCCCACTCTAAATGTCCGACAAGCATTTCTCCAGAGGAGCTGAACTTGGTTCTGAAGCATTATGGCCTGAAAGGCACAAATGAAAGCGAAAGGCAATTACCTGTTGAGGATTACTATGGTTCTTCTCGCTTGTGGCCTTGGGAAATAATTTATTATCGGAGACTGAAAAAGGGTCCTATTTCAACTGAGAACTATTCAAGAAGGCTTGCTCAGAATAGAGAATTTGGTATCACTGACAAATATATCAGAAGCAGTAGTGGCTGGTATGAATTCGGCCAAGACAACCTTGAAAGCTGTTCGGACATGGTGCCAACTAACTTTTGTCCTTCCAGAACCTGA
- the LOC119998201 gene encoding putative HVA22-like protein g isoform X2 — MLGDFITRTLILLLGYGYPAFECFKATELNRVSVEELRFWCQYWTIVAVLTICERIGDTFISWLPMYGEMKLAFFIYLWYPKFKGTGFVYDKLLRPYITNNEPDLERKLQNLRARAWDFAIYYWNNYTDLGQTKFFEMLQFLGNQSGKSGIIGSEADQHCPSAPLLSPDNSSKHSSKKKK, encoded by the exons ATGTTGGGAGACTTCATCACCAGAACTCTTAT ATTGCTTCTTGGATATGGATATCCGGCATTCGAGTGCTTCAAGGCGACAGAGCTCAATAGGGTGTCTGTGGAAGAACTCAGATTCTGGTGTCAATATTG GACCATTGTAGCAGTTCTTACAATCTGTGAGAGGATAGGGGATACATTTATCTCATG GTTGCCCATGTATGGGGAGATGAAACTGGCATTCTTCATATACTTATGGTATCCAAAATTCAAG GGGACTGGCTTTGTCTATGATAAGTTGTTGCGGCCTTACATCACAAATAATGAACCAGACCTTGAAAGGAAGTTGCAGAACTTGAGGGCAAGAGCATGGGACTTTGCTATCTATTACTGGAATAACTACACAGATTTGGGTCAGACAAAATTCTTCGAAATGCTTCAGTTTTTGGGAAATCAATCAGGGAAGTCCGGCATTATTGGCAGTGAG GCTGACCAGCACTGTCCAAGTGCGCCGTTGCTGTCTCCAGACAACTCAAGCAAACAttcaagcaagaagaagaagtga